From Rutidosis leptorrhynchoides isolate AG116_Rl617_1_P2 chromosome 3, CSIRO_AGI_Rlap_v1, whole genome shotgun sequence, a single genomic window includes:
- the LOC139900083 gene encoding uncharacterized protein: protein MAKCGFSFNNSFARVIGEGRGISFWKDHWIGDQRLRDKFPRLYRLEEVKDVKLCDRVTWSGTSLTFRWQWIRSPFGRNSGEINEIKTIVAGTVRSNNASDGWKWLPSDDGRFNTRRLTEIIDDKLHGSAGSDMETMRSKLVPKSLGIFVWRAKRRRLPVRVELDNRGIDLHTVRCPVCDDDVESTDHALILCKFATEVWERVFRWWGHGSFSAINTSEIFNGGGSNISGSKGKALWQAVEWVCGYQLWKNRNQKVFHNNLRSSETLFNDIQIKSYEWISKRDKNLNLEWHQWLINPSYYGNSGNIRTGVG from the coding sequence ATGGCCAAATGCGGTTTTTCTTTTAACAATTCGTTTGCAAGAGTTATTGGTGAAGGTAGGGGTATCTCGTTTTGGAAAGATCACTGGATTGGAGACCAACGCTTAAGAGACAAATTTCCAAGGTTATATCGTCTAGAGGAAGTCAAGGATGTTAAATTATGTGATCGGGTCACTTGGTCTGGAACTAGTCTGACATTTCGATGGCAATGGATCCGATCACCTTTCGGAAGAAACAGCGGCGAGATCAATGAAATTAAAACCATAGTTGCAGGGACGGTGAGAAGCAATAACGCATCAGACGGGTGGAAGTGGCTACCTAGTGACGATGGCAGATTCAATACTAGGAGACTAACCGAAATTATAGATGACAAATTACATGGTAGTGCAGGCTCGGATATGGAAACAATGCGAAGCAAATTGGTACCTAAATCTCTTGGTATCTTCGTATGGCGTGCAAAACGTAGACGACTACCGGTAAGAGTGGAGCTAGATAACCGAGGCATAGACCTCCATACGGTCCGATGCCCCGTGTGTGACGACGATGTGGAATCAACGGACCATGCTTTAATTTTATGTAAGTTTGCTACCGAGGTTTGGGAGAGAGTTTTTCGTTGGTGGGGTCATGGTAGTTTCAGCGCGATCAATACAAGTGAGATCTTCAATGGCGGCGGAAGTAATATAAGTGGGTCAAAAGGAAAAGCGTTATGGCAAGCCGTGGAGTGGGTTTGCGGGTATCAATTATGGAAGAACCGTAATCAAAAAGTCTTTCATAATAATCTTCGCTCAAGTGAAACTCTATTCAACGACATTCAAATCAAAAGTTACGAGTGGATATCGAAGAGGGATAAGAACCTAAATCTTGAATGGCACCAATGGTTGATTAATCCTTCTTATTACGGGAATAGTGGAAACATTAGAACCGGTGTAGGCTAA